One part of the Chthonomonadales bacterium genome encodes these proteins:
- the mgtE gene encoding magnesium transporter gives MRTGTLTVALERLGALLALPADERDASELADLLREVHPSDVAARLEHLELPRALEVFGLLDDDRAAETLHEVSPETGRYLLEHSPRERAVNMLDILPMDDAAEVVSEFGPPRAEPILAGLPSSDAAEVRELLSYPEQTAGRLMTDNVALVSPQTTVAGVLDVLHRKADTLETVHEVYVVDPGERLVGVCQIRRLLMAQPDRPIGEIMVHDPLTVPPETDQQEVARIIARYNFLALPVTDDAGRFLGIVTVDDVIDVLVEEFNEDYMRLVGSDAEEMERRTPAQVARLRLPWLIGTMVIELFAGLVIARFGGVLKEVILLASFMPVISAVSGNVGLQAAAIVVRGLDTGHVSLGGWVRSVGKEIQTSLLLAMVCGALLGAVGAAWSRHLPFGVVIGAAMICSMMTAGAMGTLIPMLSKRLGFDPATTAGPFETAFQDVVGFTVFLWLASLLLHWLA, from the coding sequence ATGCGAACCGGCACCCTGACGGTCGCCCTGGAGCGGCTGGGCGCCCTGCTCGCGCTTCCAGCGGACGAGCGCGACGCGAGCGAGCTCGCCGACCTGCTGCGAGAGGTGCATCCCTCCGACGTTGCCGCCCGCCTCGAGCACCTCGAGCTGCCGCGGGCCCTCGAGGTGTTCGGCCTGCTCGACGACGACCGGGCCGCCGAGACGCTCCACGAGGTGTCGCCCGAGACAGGCCGCTACCTGCTGGAGCACTCGCCGCGCGAGCGCGCCGTCAATATGCTCGACATCCTCCCGATGGACGACGCCGCCGAGGTGGTCTCCGAGTTCGGGCCGCCGCGCGCCGAGCCAATCCTCGCGGGCCTGCCCTCGTCCGACGCGGCCGAGGTGCGCGAGCTTCTCTCGTACCCCGAGCAGACCGCCGGCCGCCTGATGACCGACAACGTGGCGCTCGTCTCGCCACAGACGACCGTGGCCGGAGTACTGGACGTACTGCATCGCAAGGCCGACACGCTCGAGACGGTGCACGAGGTCTACGTGGTCGATCCAGGCGAGAGGCTGGTGGGTGTCTGCCAGATCCGGCGGCTGCTGATGGCGCAGCCGGACCGCCCGATCGGCGAGATCATGGTGCACGACCCTCTCACGGTGCCGCCGGAGACCGATCAGCAGGAGGTGGCGCGCATCATCGCGCGCTACAACTTCCTGGCGCTGCCGGTCACCGACGACGCCGGGCGGTTCCTGGGCATCGTGACGGTGGACGACGTGATCGACGTGCTGGTGGAGGAGTTCAACGAGGACTACATGCGCCTGGTGGGCTCAGACGCCGAGGAGATGGAGCGGCGCACGCCGGCGCAGGTGGCGCGGCTCCGGCTGCCGTGGCTGATCGGCACGATGGTGATCGAGCTCTTCGCGGGCCTCGTGATCGCTCGGTTTGGGGGCGTGCTCAAGGAGGTCATCCTGCTGGCCTCCTTCATGCCCGTCATCTCGGCGGTCTCCGGCAACGTGGGCCTGCAGGCGGCGGCCATCGTGGTGCGCGGGTTGGACACCGGGCACGTGAGCCTGGGCGGGTGGGTGCGTTCCGTGGGCAAGGAGATCCAGACGTCGCTGCTGCTGGCGATGGTGTGCGGCGCCCTCCTCGGCGCGGTGGGCGCCGCATGGTCGCGCCACCTCCCGTTCGGCGTGGTCATCGGTGCGGCGATGATCTGCTCGATGATGACGGCCGGCGCGATGGGCACCCTGATCCCGATGCTCTCCAAGCGGCTCGGCTTCGACCCGGCCACGACGGCGGGGCCGTTCGAGACGGCCTTTCAGGACGTGGTCGGCTTCACGGTGTTCCTCTGGCTGGCCTCGCTCCTGTTGCACTGGCTGGCCTGA
- a CDS encoding CTP synthase has protein sequence MTRYIFVTGGVVSSIGKGITTAALGRLLRNRGFTVTVQKLDPYINVDAGTMNPYQHGEVFVTDDGAETDLDLGHYERLIDINLTRHSSVTTGSVYSEVIAKERRGDYLGGTVQMIPHVTNEIKERIQQIGRVSSADVVIAEIGGTVGDIEGQVFIEAIRQFRKDVGHENCLYVHVTLIPDVGPWGEIKTKPTQHSVIRLREMGIQPDVLVCRTKRPLSEEMREKISLFCDVEREAVIEAMDIETIYEVPLRFERSGLCRLVVRRLGLPDREPDMAEWEQLVRRIKQPTYEVDVAIVGKYTGNGDAYISIAEALKHGGIANDARVRLHWMDSENLQEEDVPAALAPMDAIVVAGGFGGRGVEGKIRAVRYARETKVPYLGLCYGMQMAVIEFARDVCGLEGAHTEEVAPDCAHPVIHILPEQKDVRYKGATMRLGSYKCQLVAGSLAERLYGESSIHERHRHRYELNNDYRESLAKHGMVCSGISPDYRLVEIVEIPDHPYFIATQFHPEFRSRPNRAHPLFRGLIATAVERTHRPYQEGSPGGEGGGANGHARERQAPAQAQEMDEVD, from the coding sequence ATGACCAGGTACATCTTTGTGACGGGCGGCGTCGTCAGCTCCATCGGCAAAGGGATCACCACCGCCGCCCTCGGGCGCCTCCTGCGCAATCGCGGGTTCACCGTCACCGTCCAGAAGCTCGACCCCTACATCAACGTCGACGCCGGCACGATGAACCCCTACCAGCATGGGGAGGTCTTCGTTACCGACGACGGCGCCGAGACCGACCTGGATCTCGGCCACTACGAGCGCCTGATCGACATCAACCTCACGCGCCACTCCTCCGTCACTACCGGTAGCGTCTACAGCGAAGTGATCGCCAAGGAGCGGCGGGGAGACTACCTGGGCGGCACGGTCCAGATGATCCCGCACGTCACCAACGAGATCAAGGAGCGTATCCAGCAGATCGGCCGGGTCTCCAGCGCCGACGTGGTCATCGCCGAGATCGGCGGCACGGTGGGCGACATCGAGGGACAGGTCTTTATCGAGGCCATTCGCCAGTTTCGCAAGGATGTGGGCCACGAGAACTGCCTCTACGTCCACGTCACGCTGATCCCCGACGTGGGGCCGTGGGGCGAGATCAAGACCAAGCCGACCCAGCACTCCGTCATCCGCCTGCGCGAGATGGGCATTCAGCCGGACGTGCTCGTCTGCCGGACCAAGCGGCCCCTCAGCGAGGAGATGCGCGAGAAGATCTCGCTCTTCTGCGATGTGGAGCGCGAGGCCGTCATCGAGGCGATGGACATCGAGACCATCTACGAGGTGCCGCTGCGCTTCGAGCGCTCCGGCCTCTGTCGGCTCGTTGTCCGCCGTCTCGGGCTGCCCGACCGCGAGCCCGACATGGCGGAGTGGGAGCAGCTCGTCCGGCGCATCAAGCAGCCGACCTACGAGGTCGACGTGGCCATCGTGGGCAAGTACACCGGCAACGGCGACGCCTACATCTCCATCGCCGAGGCCCTCAAGCACGGAGGCATCGCCAACGACGCGCGCGTCCGCCTGCACTGGATGGACAGCGAGAACCTGCAGGAGGAGGACGTGCCGGCCGCGCTCGCTCCGATGGACGCGATCGTGGTGGCCGGCGGCTTCGGGGGGCGCGGGGTGGAGGGAAAGATCCGCGCCGTGCGCTACGCCCGCGAGACGAAGGTGCCCTACCTGGGCCTCTGCTACGGAATGCAGATGGCGGTGATCGAGTTTGCCCGCGACGTCTGCGGCCTGGAGGGCGCGCACACCGAGGAGGTGGCGCCCGACTGCGCCCACCCCGTCATTCACATCCTGCCTGAGCAGAAGGACGTGCGCTACAAGGGCGCGACGATGCGCCTGGGCTCCTATAAGTGCCAGCTCGTCGCCGGCTCGCTCGCCGAGCGCCTCTACGGGGAGTCGTCGATCCACGAGCGCCATCGCCACCGCTACGAGCTCAACAACGACTATCGCGAGAGCCTGGCCAAGCACGGCATGGTCTGTTCCGGCATCTCGCCCGACTACCGGCTGGTGGAGATCGTGGAGATCCCGGACCACCCCTACTTCATCGCCACGCAGTTTCACCCGGAGTTCCGCTCGCGGCCAAACCGCGCCCACCCGCTCTTCCGCGGCCTGATCGCCACGGCGGTCGAGCGCACGCACCGGCCGTACCAGGAGGGGTCGCCGGGCGGCGAAGGGGGCGGCGCGAACGGCCACGCCCGGGAGCGCCAGGCCCCCGCGCAGGCGCAGGAGATGGACGAGGTCGACTGA
- a CDS encoding type II secretion system F family protein, whose translation MAFWRYEATDARGKVVLGTMDAASEPEVRARLGQMGYQPVAISPSPSRGATTKPANGAVISAPPRSVAASAAAGRGGASAHELAVFFRQFASMARAGISVFQALDNLAPRIGSAPLRAAAADVAASARAGGRASDVMERYPRLFAPHVVAGVRAGETGGFLEIVLDEIALGYEQEEAFYKGLWLPRTLILQELLALAIAQPLFPTLFPNARFGEYLLLAFGRNVPILLALLLVGRWALARLKLPRYRAWRDAWVLRLPAFGDLVRQNALAAFVRMLRRLYNAGLGPAGAWEGAMSVAPNRVIRERLRASHDMVRSGVPLHEAFTATGLFASEAEQLLATGVVTGQVVEMLDRVAEYYQGNVDRAFGNARFWMYRIGISLFLAIGGVVIILMARTYFSAVFHFTDGWAD comes from the coding sequence ATGGCATTCTGGCGGTACGAGGCGACGGACGCGCGGGGCAAGGTCGTCCTGGGAACGATGGACGCGGCCAGCGAGCCGGAGGTGCGCGCGCGTCTCGGGCAGATGGGGTATCAGCCCGTCGCCATATCGCCCTCGCCCTCGCGCGGGGCCACGACGAAGCCGGCCAACGGCGCGGTGATCTCGGCGCCGCCGCGGTCGGTTGCAGCGTCGGCTGCCGCCGGCCGCGGCGGCGCATCGGCGCACGAGCTCGCCGTCTTCTTCCGTCAGTTCGCCTCGATGGCGCGCGCAGGCATCAGCGTCTTCCAGGCTCTCGATAACCTGGCGCCCCGCATCGGCTCGGCTCCGCTGCGCGCCGCCGCCGCGGACGTGGCGGCCAGCGCGCGCGCGGGAGGCCGCGCTTCCGATGTGATGGAGCGCTATCCCCGTCTGTTCGCTCCGCACGTCGTCGCCGGCGTGCGGGCCGGCGAGACGGGCGGCTTCCTAGAGATCGTGCTGGACGAGATCGCCCTGGGCTACGAGCAGGAGGAGGCGTTCTACAAGGGGCTGTGGCTGCCACGGACGCTGATCTTGCAGGAGTTGCTCGCCCTCGCCATCGCACAGCCGCTCTTCCCCACCCTCTTCCCCAACGCGCGGTTCGGCGAGTATCTGCTCCTGGCGTTCGGGCGCAACGTTCCGATCCTGCTCGCCCTGCTGCTGGTCGGCCGATGGGCGCTCGCGCGCCTGAAGCTGCCGCGCTACCGCGCCTGGCGCGACGCGTGGGTGCTTCGCCTGCCCGCTTTCGGCGACCTCGTGCGCCAGAACGCGCTGGCCGCCTTCGTCCGTATGCTGCGACGGCTCTACAACGCCGGGCTCGGCCCGGCCGGCGCCTGGGAGGGGGCGATGAGCGTGGCGCCGAACCGGGTGATCCGCGAGCGGCTGCGGGCCTCCCACGACATGGTGCGGAGCGGCGTGCCGCTGCACGAGGCGTTCACCGCCACCGGCCTCTTCGCCAGCGAGGCCGAGCAGCTTCTGGCCACGGGCGTCGTCACCGGCCAGGTGGTGGAGATGCTCGACCGCGTGGCGGAGTACTACCAGGGCAACGTGGACCGTGCCTTCGGCAACGCGCGCTTCTGGATGTACCGCATCGGCATCTCGCTCTTCCTGGCGATCGGCGGCGTGGTCATCATCCTGATGGCGCGCACCTACTTCAGCGCGGTCTTCCACTTCACGGACGGCTGGGCGGACTGA